The region GGTCTTTACATCGAGAATACGTCTATACATTAGTCGCCAAACCGCGGCCTCTTAGTCGATGCGATGCTTAATTTATACTTCTCCCTACGACCCTGGACAACCGAACCCAGCTGGGGCCAAGCTGGACCACTGCGAGTCTACGACTGTTTCGACAATCCAGTGTTCAGGTCCATGCCAACAGCGCCATGGAACGGCTTCAAGAAAGTTCAACCAGGCGCCTAGGGTCGCTGGGCTCTTGCGACTGATTCGGGGGGTTTCGGGCAGTTCAATTCGCGAGGATTCATCAGAATCCAGAAGCCTCCTCGAAACTTGGACCTGGACTCACTGGCAAGTGTCAGTGTCACAGGCTTGGATGGCCTTGCTTTGACCTCCTGGCGGCCGGCGGGAATGCCAGTCAGCGACGAGGGTAAAATTCACTACGGTGGATGCAGCGCAACCTTCCACCTATCTGGGCTTGACGTCTGTTGTGAAACAGGAATGATGTCGAGCAAGGCCGGGTGCTGCTGGAGTTGCGCAGTGCTAAAGTGCTAAGCCCCGTCATGATCCACTTGGCTCGTGGAAGACTCTGGGACCGAAATACAGATAGACCGACACATAGACCGTGGAATACGATACATCCATGCACTTGACAGTACTTTGCGCATtctccagaacaagaaacAGAGCCTGTCTCTGACTCTCTGCTGTGACTTGCGAGGTACAGTAGTCTGTAACTGTAAGTCTGTAACTGAGTCCCAAGATGAAAATAGAAGTTGCCTTCCCCCCACTCCATCCTTCCAGTGGAAGATCATCCGATGCCCTTAAAGGTTCGCTCGCTAACGCTTTTCAGCAGTAGGGCAGGAATCCCTGCGATCTCATTGACGGCCTCCTCCGATTTGCCACGACGGTGGGCCGAGATTCAGCTGGCAACTGTCGAGAGGGCAAAATATCTGGACAACTCGCCAGATTGCTTGTGGCTGAGTTTCAAACACCAAAAATTGTTCGGAAAATCACACAAATCTCCCCCTCCGAGGTGCATCCGGATATTTACTGGCATTATTCCTCCGTACTGCATGCCACCTGCATGAGTAATGTGCAGAAAAATTAGAAAAATTCATCGTTAATTTTTCTGATCGCAAAGAAGCGCGCTGCTCCACGCGGTCCGCGGAGCACTTCCCCGTATAGATTCTGCGACAGGGAAAAGCAGGCCCAACCCGCGTGGTTCCATGGTTCATACTGCTTGACTAAACCTCTCATACAGACTGCCGTAAACACAATAGGAATGTGCACATCACGGCCAAGATTGGAGTATGGAACCCGCACAAAGAACGCGCAAGTTGCACCTCgacaaaaaaaaactcaagtctccatctccaaaatTGAATCATGAGCCAGGAGAGTCGCAAAGCACTAATCACCTGCACTGACAGGGCACAGGGAGGAAATCTCCATCCGGATTTGTATATGCCCCCGGGCTTGTGCGAGCTTCGGAGCTCGAGGGCCTTGTGCGCCGTACCGCCGTGTATGCGGCCTATCCTCCAACAAGACCCTCGTGTAGCGTCATCTCAGGTTCACTGGACGAGATAAGATGTACGAACGTCCCAATACGGAGACTCTCATTTCCTGAAACTGCTGCGAAAGTTCGCGGCCCCAGATCAGCCAGCAAGTGAAACGACTCTCCGTCTTGAATCAGCACGGGCGTCTCACATGACCTGGAGGTtggagagaaaaaggaaggagATCTTTTTAAGTCataagggaaaaaaagaataataatggaCTCCAAAAAGGGGAAAAGGCTCAGCCTGCCCCACGGTATCCGTCATTTTTCAGTTGAGCTAAAAGGGCTTGGACGGTGACAAGATGCCGCTTCTGGGCTTCGATTCGCTGATGCCCAAAATGGCCGGCTGGCACGCTACATCCGGGACGCCTGCTACGACCAACCATTGGACTGAGTCTGGTCGATGGTCATCTCCAGCCTTGCTCGATCAGGAATGCAAGCCAAAGCTGGATGCACTTGTAATTTTGTTACTGCTGGTACTGGCATGTTACATCGAGTAAGCCGCTTGTTGGGGAAGAGTATCAGGAAAGTAAATAAGAAGCATGGGAGCCTCTGAGAGGTCTGCGTCGAATCTCAGATCAGCATCCATGCATCGTTGGCGTCGCCATGGACTGCTTCGTCTGTATGTCGCAGCTCCCCTTTATTTGCGTTCGCATGCAATCAGAAGCCGGAAGGGAGTATACGCTCCTGAaagatcctcctctcccccaGATAACCGGCCCCGTGATCTACTGGGTCGTGGTCAATAGGTAGAGGCTACCAGAAAGGAAGAGCGGTGGCGAGAGGGCGACTGGCTGAGGGCCGACGATATCGAAGGGAATATCGGATATGAATGGAGAAACGAGGTCACGAGAAGGATCCCTTGCCCGGCGCAACCCGCAAGTCAATCAGGACGGCACGGAGAGCGATTTACAATGTAGGCAGAAGGATTGAGTGTTGCAACATGAGGTCAGATGCAGAGGAAGTTGACGAGAGTGATGCTGCAGTTGTATCAGCAGGCGCCCAAGGGGCCCAGTTGCTTGGTTCAATACATGTGGACTGTGGACATGTGGAGTGCATCTGTGAGTCACGAGGAAGATATGCAAAGCGCTTGAAAGCGGGATCAAACGAACGAGAATATTCCCAGCTGCTTCTTGCTGGTGTTCCTTGTTGGGAAGAGACCGGCGATACGTCACAAGTCACAACTGGGCGTCGAGGTTCGAGGTAGATCGACGACAGCCCCTGCAATGCAGTAACTTCAGAGAAACGACCAGTGAGTCACTCCAGACCGCGATGAAACAAACAAGACAGAAGCATTCAGGATTCACGCTCGGggtcggcgacggcgaaggCCGAACTGCTGCGCCTCGATGGCCAACGCATGAGCCACAGAGGGCGGAGTTCTGCAGCCCAGCGATGATGTAATGGTGCGTGGTCGGGAAAGATTCGAACAGTCAGTCGTATCGTAGTCGCTGGTAGTCACGAGCCACTCGAGTGATCGAGTCAGTAAAGCAGTACGGTGTAGAACTGGAGATACGGTGGAAGTATACGGTGTAGAATTAGATGGTGGAGCGGGGCTGCCGCTTCTCTGCAGGTCCGCCAGGGAACACCAACTCCTCAAACTTCCAAAATCACTGCCATCGCATCGTCATCACACGCCCCAGGCGACTTGCAGGTAAAGCGGCAGAGATGGCATCAGGCCgcctgaagaagatcatcCGTGCGTTGCGGGCTGTTACGCATCCATCAATCCCATCTCTCTCAGCCTGCCCTCCATGTCCGTGACTCCGTACGACTCGACTTGACGCCCGGGGTCCTGTTTTTGCTCCTGCTTCGGTGCCACTGTCGGCCCATGCAGCCAGCCCCATGGCGGCAAGATTCCTGTTGGGGTCGCAGGCACCAGATGACTCGAACCAAGGCCAGTTCTCGATCCTGATTCCGAACCGCACAGTGCCTTTCCGTTCTCATCCGTCTGCATCGCGGGCGTTCTCTGCCAGTTCCGAGGGCGTTTAGGGGGAAGGAAAAAATGGCcaagcaacaccagcagcaaccaATCCATGCATCAAATTCAAGGCATTGTTCTTGGTCGGCGATCTCTCTCTGCATATGTTTCAGTCGGCGCTACTGCTCTGGCTCCGAGTGGTGACGAAAGCGTAAGCCCCGTCACACCATGACATGCGTCCTCCCGAGCCCTCGCCAACTGAGAAGTGAGGACACTAGGGACAGTCCCACTGCAATcaatagtattaatatcgCCGAGGAACCGTGCGACCACACCTCCGCTCTTTTGGTCGGATGGTGGGCGCCTCGACGCACTAGTGGTGCTGACAGTGCATACAGCTTCAGTCACCTGCTCGGCTAGCCACATTGGGGAGCTGATCAAAGGGTCTGGACTGGCGCCGATATCTGTCGATTGTCGAACTTGGGTTTGTCAAGGCATGCTTTGTCTGACTCCCTGTCGTGTCGTGTTGTGGACTATAAAGTACTGAGTTTGTGGGATGGGGGCCGTCCCGTAACGACCTCTCCGGATCAGTCCGCGCACATACCTTTCACGGCTGTTGATCCGTTCACAAAGTACGGACCAGAGAGAGGACTGAGTGACTCGCCTCGAGCCCCCCTGAGACTCGGTTCTTTTTCCAATTCTTGGTCGATTGGCCTTCGAAGACTCTTTGTGGCAATGAACCGACGGACCTAGATCTTGACAGGAATCTTATCCTTGTTGTCAAAAGTTTGTCATTGCGCGGAccatctggatctggaccGCTGCAGTTCGTTTGAGGGTCTAGCTTCAGCTTCGACAAAGGGCTGGCGTATATAGTTCTTTACTATCTATAGCAAAGACATTATGATACGGGATTAACTGCCAACAAAAGTACTGCCTTCGATATCAGATCTTACTCGTGCGGGAGAGATATACGTCTAATCTCTTTTGGCTAATTACTTTAACACATGCTTCAGCTGCTAATAACAACGCACGGATGTTTTGTTGCCATTCTGCGTAGGTACATTATTAGTACTAGCAATACAGCGCCTGGTGTCAACCCATACAACATACATTTACCTGTACTAATGTCCAGCAACTTCAATTGGGATCATTCATCCGTATAACTTTCTCGGCGATAGATTACTTCTCGGTTGACTTGCCTCTTTCTCGCAAATAGGACCGGTAACCTATTTGGTCTAGACACCAACATTCTATAAATTAACCCATCCATACTCTGTCCTAAAGAACAAGCTGGAGATAAAGCAGTCAACTTTATATGTCTCTCAATGCACCTCATGTAGGATTCACGCCAGGCCATTGGGCATAATCCAGCTCAAATCCGTAATGAGATTCGCGCGATTGTTGGGAACCACTCCCTTGGTAAAGCGGAGCTGATACGAACGATTGAGCATCCATTTTCGCGAACGCGAGGTTAGTGGCAGTAGTAGCAAGGATGATATTCATACAAAAGGCTCCAGAGGCAATCCAGAAATAGCTTATCCATTGCGGGTTTTCTGCAGCGTCGGCGAATTTGTGGTGTAGTGAGGGCTATAAAGGGTCGACATTAAACGACAGTAGAGACGAGGTCAGCCCTAATTTCGTGTACTCAAATACGATTGTAACCACTGAGGCGCATCAGACACTCCCTTAGCTCATGCATGTCAGCCTGGGTAGGCATGGCTGTGCCTGGAATTCCTCACAGCCGCGTCACCAAGCATGTTGGAAGAAGGTCTGACCCAGGGCTTCAGCCTCATGAATAAACGCGCATGAACTGCCCATTCATCACATTCTAAGCACTTGAAAATGCCCTCTACTCATGGCACAATGATTGATAGGCGCGTAAGACCTTATACAAGTGGTTCGGACGACAGGCCAAGTAAAGCACAGCCATCAATTATTCCCCAAGTCCCGGAAGCcacttctccagctctgcaaAATCGATGGAGTCCTGGCCTGTTAGGGCGCACTGAGCATTGTTGAGCAATGCATGATACTGCTCGTTAGTGTCGTCTACAAGCAAATCCCCGAGCAAGAATTCATGGACACTACTACCGTCGCCATTCACTACGTCCTGATGGGTCCAAGTAGGAAGGGCCCCGACGTCATCTCGAGATGGATGACTAGAACTACTATATTGGTTATGGGATACGGGTGCCTGTCTTGAGACACCCATTGAGGGTTGCCCACAGTTGGGGGTCGGATAtcgttgttgctgctgcacCTTTTGTGCTCTTTCGCCAAGGGCTGATAATCCCTGTGAATCCGAACTTGGTCGGGCTGAAGAATAGCCTGAATCTGAGGTTGGAATGGCTCCTGGCCTGTTATCGGTTGGACCCAAGTGCAATCGTGTCCAGATATGTTCGATTTCTGAAACTCTCTCAGCAGCAGAAAGGTTTCCACCGTCTGAAAGATAGCGCAGAatctcaacagcctcgccCAGCCCCGGAGATGGAACAAGTACCCGATTTTTCTCACAGGCCGTGTTTAATATTGCGGTCAGGATCATGACGAAGGCAGCCGAGAAGGTGGCATCAATGTCGAAGAATCCGAATATAGCTTCAAAGATTAAAACGGTCAGTACCGGCATTTTTTCATGTAGGGTTGGATAACTAACGTAtgctcttttctctcttcagCAACAGGGTTATGTCGAGCAGTTTTCTTGCGGATTCCGTGCATGTCCGGGATAGTCGGCCGAGAGACGAGCTACAGAGCGAGGGGCGGATTGTCTCGTCTCCTGTCAGTATAAGTCGCGCAGCATGGAGCATGATCGGTCGAATAGTGAGCATGATGGCCTGGTAGAGCATGACATGAAGGGTGGATGCCGCTCTCATTGACAGTTTTGAGGTCCGACTTTGGGTGCCATGTTTGAAGTCCAGCGGAAGCTCTGCTGAGATCTCTTCCGAAATCTCGTGCAGCTCCTGGATGACCGACTGGACACTCTGGATGAATTCTGAACCGAATTGTGGTTTCTGTCCATATAATGCTGCTATCGTTAGAAGATGTGGTCGAAAGATAACAGGTAAGTAGAGTTTCCTACTATGAAGTATTCGCCCTGTAATATGGGCAGTTCGAATATTCAAGCATATTGGAAACGCAGGTGGAAATCCAAATGCATCTGCAGGCATGTCCAGCTCAATTGAATCGTGAGTCACGCTAGAAGGGTTTCCAGTAGCAGCAGCCAGTCGCCTGGCACATAATTTGTCAGTCATCAGTTTGATGCAAAAGATAATACACTTACTTTTCTTGCATGTATATTGTCCACCAAAGACGGTTTAAATGGGCCCTTTCAGACCTTATATACCCCTTCATGCTATTACTGCGGTGAAAACCATGTGCCACAGCAATTCGTAGCGCTGAATTGATCTGAAAATAAGAGGTCAGCGTTAAGTTCCATTTTTCAGCGGTAAAGTCTTACGTATAAATAAGCCTCTTCCCTTCTGTTGGCACTCTGAAGGTAAATAGCCATGAGACTGAgaacctcaacgccatgTCTCTTGGAAGCATAAAGCTCGCTCAGGCTTGGAAGTAGATCCTGGGCGTACTTGAAGTGTCCTTCTCCTGGAAAGCTTTCATCTCCAAATTCACCTTCATAAAGTTTCCCAATAGCGAAGACAAGGATGATCTTAAGGTACCAGAGCTTCGGCGTCGGAGACAAAGAGAGGTCACCATCAAACAAGATGTCTATATGGTCTGAGACTTCGCGGACATCGAAATGCTGTTGGGTCCTGCCAATGTAAAAGTCCACAGAGTGCAAGAGCTGTAACGCATGCTCTCTGCTCGGTAGGTTAGGAGTTGCCAACAATAGGCTTTGCGCATTATGCCAACTCTGAATCAGATCTCGTGCCGCCGCGGGGATTGTGGTGCTCATGGGTGTGGGTGATTGCGGATTTGCAGCGGAATAAACAGGACTTTGACGCAGCAGATCGTGGACTCGTGCCCCAAATATATGACTGGAGCTCATGGAGGCATCGGCAGTTATAGCTGCAGGTGTTAGCGTGTGGTTATTCTCAGGCTTTGTCAACCGGGAAAGGGTACCGGAAGGTGCTGATGACTGTATAAGTAATTAGATGCTTGTATCGATAGATCAAGAGCTTGGTGGAAACTTACTAGCTCATTGAGTGGTCCATGGTCATTTGAAGTCAGAGTACTCCCTCGTTCTCCTAGTGGTGCTGGGGATAGATGGCATCTTGGCTCTTCCCCATCAGGCAAGGCCCTATTGTCGCTTGTACTAAACTGACGTGCGTCGTATTCTGGCTATTTAGTGTTTTGGACGGCATTACTTGGTAAAAGTGGCCGTACCTGGCGGACTAGAGCTGGAAGGCAGTCGGGCGTTTTCATATTGTGCCAATCGGTTTTGTAGGTTCTCAATATGTCTAACAGTATATAATTGTGAGAAGTGATACGCAAAGACACCAGAGATTAACGAGAGGAGTAATGTACTCAACCGAGTAGAGTCTCTTCTGGGCTTTTTTAGGGGGGCTGCATTCGAGTCGCCGTTTGAGACAGTAGGTGCAGGGGAAGGTGCCTGAGCACTTGACCTTCTTCGTGCGACAAACTACACACCTAATCGAGGTCAGATTCCTGTTTTCAATGAGGTATTGGCTCTGTCTTACGCAATAGAGGCTTTGGCCTGGACAGACATTGTGCGTTTTACATCGGCAGACTGTCAGATCGAGCCTGGCGACAGCTAAGGAACTGCGCAGTGACCAAGAGCGATAGTTCAGAGGTCGATCTGACAAGAGACATTTTTTCAAATAGTGACCCGAAAAATAAGTCACGCGGGAGATGTGGCAGAGACAGTAAGCAGATGGGTATTTGTaagaagttggagatggtcAGCCCCAAGATTTCTGGAGTCAATGTGGGGGGACCAAGACATCGCGGTGGATTACTGCGCATTCACCTTACCGTTGCTACATGTTTGCTATCAAGGCTTGGTTACTGGATTTTTTTCCATACGTCCGGCATCAATTGTACCAGCCACGATATCTCATTACAGGTGGCATCGGTACAGTGCCTAGGGTTGGGGCCTGAATAATGCCAATCTAGATAACGACCTTTCTTTTGTGGCAAGGGTCTTCCCAAAGCAATATTATCTTGGTTCTTTCATTGGATCCCAGCTTCGGGGCTGGTGTCCGAGATATCAAACTGCGGACGGTCTCGGGGGCTTCCCTCCGAAATTCCCCAACTTTAGTAAACATCAAAGATCCCAAGGTTTGGACTAGTTAATACTATTGCGGGGACTCCTGTAGCGTCTACGCTAGATTGTTCATGAGGGGAATTAATGATCTATGTGCGAATCAGCAATATTCGACCCAAGACTGGCCTCTGTCGGGTATAGGTACCATACGAGCCCGCTCTCTTATAGAGATACTAGTAGTGTAACTCCCTAAGACTATGTACAACTATAAGATCTATCATAGACTTGCCATTGTAGGCAGCAAGTCAACAGCTGCTCTAGCCATTCCCCTAAAGAGCTCCTGGTTAGCGAGTCGCAATAGTAAGTTTGTATAAGAGCACGCACCATGAGGCCTGGTATCCAGCTCCCCCGGCGCCGTAGTTATGGATGATCATGGTTCCATATTTCTTTTCCATCTCGATTCTGTTCCCTCCCTTCCGGTTTGCTAGGACAAGGTCAATACATAATTGAAGCTGAAGGTTTTCTAACTGGGAAGCTTACGCCGAAAACCTACGCCCTCCTTGATTATCCGCAAGTCTTCCGGGCTCCCAAGTTCAGGAGCGAGCTCGCAGCATTTCCGTTTCATGCTTTCTCCCAGCTCGGTGTCGAAATTCCCGTCCCAATTTCCGTCAAGGCGACAACCCCCGAGGATTACACCGCCATGCTTGCCACGGGGGAAAACGTACGAGTTGCAGCTTCCAAGGCGCAGGCTCGACCGATAGTACATTCTGTCAATTCCTCCCAGGGGCGTCTGAACAAGGTATGTTTGGCCCTGGAGATAGAATTGTTAAATGAGACATAGTATTTGGCTTGGGCTTTAGTTACCTTTGAAGGGTATAGTTGAGCATCATTGACACCACCCAAGGTCAAAGAGCCTAGCCCTGTACAATTGAAAATGCCTGAGACACCAGGAAACATCTTTGGTACGTCTCTAAGGTCATCAACGATCACTCGACGAACCTCGATACCTTGTCTGAGTGCTTCCCCTTGGAGCCTGTTTCACGTTAGCCTACGGAACCCAAAAATCAGCTACCAGTTTTTACATACCATGGCAAGTACCTTTGCACGTCTATCACGAAGGTATTGGCATCAAAGCCAAACTTCGCACCCTCAGGAAGCTCCCCCGGAGCGAGGAATCGCAGACCACCCACTATGTCGTCGTACCAGATCTTATTCGTCCCAACGCTGAGCACCCCGACCTTGTCAATATCACCGTCGTAAATAGAGCGGAGTTCCATCCCATATACGCCACAATGGGGATGTTTCTGTACCAGGTCCTTGAACTTGATGTAAGTGACACGATCCCGGTCTTCTTCGCGGCCATTGTCCGTtgcgcaggatatccagtTACCGCCTGCCCATGCAGAGGCGTACGAGGGGCTTGAATCACCGGGGAGGTCCTTAGCGATAATGGTAACATTGCTGGAGGTATAGCGGGTTTTCACCTCTAGGGCTGTCGTGAGCCCCACGACTCCAGCGCCAACTATAACAAAAGTTTTTGGAGTTGGCATCCTTTGATATGATTGAACTGGGGTAGGAAGAGGCAGGCTACCTAGCCACTGGTCTTATGCGATCTGTGCTTCAGCTCTCGGGAAAGCTTCGGCCATTGTCAAACTACAGATATCGGAAGAGGTGTCCGAAGGGCCTGGCTATTCTGGccataatatttagtaaaaaaGTGTAATATTATCATAGAAATATACGAGGCATTCCAGTAAGTCTATCTCCAACTTCGGGGCCTTGGCCCCGAACTATTACATGGGCTCTTATCACCTAGCCACGTACAAGAAGAAACAGGAGTGTTAATTGCCTGCCCCCGCTACTCCTCTTGGTTGTTGTCAGAAACCAAATTTTAACACTCGCATATCCTCCATACGAAATGtcagaagaaaagaaggttGATGTACAACCGGATCCTAGCTTCGAAAATGCTAAGGACCATGGAGTCGGAGACACGCAGCCAGTGAATGAACTCCGTCGAGACCTACGACCTAGCCATATTTTTATGTTCTCCATTGCATGCTCGATTGGAACAGGTCTT is a window of Aspergillus puulaauensis MK2 DNA, chromosome 4, nearly complete sequence DNA encoding:
- a CDS encoding Zn(II)2Cys6 transcription factor (COG:S;~EggNog:ENOG410PPEA;~InterPro:IPR036864,IPR007219,IPR001138;~PFAM:PF00172;~TransMembrane:2 (o458-478i534-556o);~go_function: GO:0000981 - DNA-binding transcription factor activity, RNA polymerase II-specific [Evidence IEA];~go_function: GO:0003677 - DNA binding [Evidence IEA];~go_function: GO:0008270 - zinc ion binding [Evidence IEA];~go_process: GO:0006351 - transcription, DNA-templated [Evidence IEA];~go_process: GO:0006355 - regulation of transcription, DNA-templated [Evidence IEA]), with the translated sequence MSVQAKASIACVVCRTKKVKCSGTFPCTYCLKRRLECSPPKKAQKRLYSVEHIENLQNRLAQYENARLPSSSSPPEYDARQFSTSDNRALPDGEEPRCHLSPAPLGERGSTLTSNDHGPLNELSSAPSAITADASMSSSHIFGARVHDLLRQSPVYSAANPQSPTPMSTTIPAAARDLIQSWHNAQSLLLATPNLPSREHALQLLHSVDFYIGRTQQHFDVREVSDHIDILFDGDLSLSPTPKLWYLKIILVFAIGKLYEGEFGDESFPGEGHFKYAQDLLPSLSELYASKRHGVEVLSLMAIYLQSANRREEAYLYINSALRIAVAHGFHRSNSMKGYIRSERAHLNRLWWTIYMQEKRLAAATGNPSSVTHDSIELDMPADAFGFPPAFPICLNIRTAHITGRILHTLYGQKPQFGSEFIQSVQSVIQELHEISEEISAELPLDFKHGTQSRTSKLSMRAASTLHVMLYQAIMLTIRPIMLHAARLILTGDETIRPSLCSSSLGRLSRTCTESARKLLDITLLLKREKSIPIFGFFDIDATFSAAFVMILTAILNTACEKNRVLVPSPGLGEAVEILRYLSDGGNLSAAERVSEIEHIWTRLHLGPTDNRPGAIPTSDSGYSSARPSSDSQGLSALGERAQKVQQQQRYPTPNCGQPSMGVSRQAPVSHNQYSSSSHPSRDDVGALPTWTHQDVVNGDGSSVHEFLLGDLLVDDTNEQYHALLNNAQCALTGQDSIDFAELEKWLPGLGE
- a CDS encoding FAD-dependent oxidoreductase (COG:E;~EggNog:ENOG410QC6B;~InterPro:IPR023209,IPR006076,IPR006181;~PFAM:PF01266;~go_function: GO:0003884 - D-amino-acid oxidase activity [Evidence IEA];~go_function: GO:0016491 - oxidoreductase activity [Evidence IEA];~go_function: GO:0071949 - FAD binding [Evidence IEA];~go_process: GO:0046416 - D-amino acid metabolic process [Evidence IEA];~go_process: GO:0055114 - oxidation-reduction process [Evidence IEA]), producing MPTPKTFVIVGAGVVGLTTALEVKTRYTSSNVTIIAKDLPGDSSPSYASAWAGGNWISCATDNGREEDRDRVTYIKFKDLVQKHPHCGVYGMELRSIYDGDIDKVGVLSVGTNKIWYDDIVGGLRFLAPGELPEGAKFGFDANTFVIDVQRYLPWLQGEALRQGIEVRRVIVDDLRDVPKMFPGVSGIFNCTGLGSLTLGGVNDAQLYPSKGQTYLVQTPLGGIDRMYYRSSLRLGSCNSYVFPRGKHGGVILGGCRLDGNWDGNFDTELGESMKRKCCELAPELGSPEDLRIIKEGVGFRPNRKGGNRIEMEKKYGTMIIHNYGAGGAGYQASWGMARAAVDLLPTMASL
- a CDS encoding uncharacterized protein (SECRETED:SignalP(1-19)), giving the protein MDWLLLVLLGHFFLPPKRPRNWQRTPAMQTDENGKALCGSESGSRTGLGSSHLVPATPTGILPPWGWLHGPTVAPKQEQKQDPGRQVESYGVTDMEGRLREMGLMDA